Below is a window of Mycolicibacterium chitae DNA.
ACCCCGGTGTTGAGCCGGTTCTGGGACGAAGAAGAGCCCTGGTCGCTGGAGACCTACCGCCGCCACGACGGCTACCGCGCCCTGGACAAGGCGCTGGCCATGCCGCCCGACGACGTCATCGCCCTGGTGAAGGACGCCGGCCTGCGGGGCCGCGGCGGCGCGGGGTTCCCCACCGGGACCAAATGGTCGTTCATACCTCAAGACGCCACCGGCGCCGGCGCCAAGCCGCACTACCTGGTGGTCAACGCCGACGAATCCGAACCCGGTACCTGCAAAGACATTCCGCTGATGCTGACCACCCCGCACTTTCTGGTCGAGGGGGCGATCATCGCGGCGTACGCCATCCGGGCCAACCACGCGTTCATCTACCTGCGCGGCGAGGTGGTCCCGGTGCTGCGCAGACTGCAGGCCGCCGTCGCCGAGGCGTACGCGGCCGGCTATCTGGGCCGCGACATCGGCGGCACCGGATTCGATCTGGAACTCATCGTGCACGCCGGCGCGGGCGCCTACATCTGCGGTGAGGAGACCGCCCTGCTGGACTCGCTGGAGGGCCGCCGCGGCCAACCCCGCCTGCGTCCACCGTTTCCCGCCGTCGCCGGACTGTACGCGTGCCCGACGGTGGTCAACAACGTCGAATCCATCGCGTCGGTGCCGCCGGTGGTGCTCGGCGGGGTGGACTGGTTCAAGTCCATGGGATCGGAGAAGTCGCCCGGGTTCACGTTGTACTCGCTGTCCGGGCACGTCACCACGCCGGGCCAGTACGAGGCGCCGCTGGGGATCACCCTGCGCGAATTGCTGTCCTACGCCGGCGGGGTTCGCGCGGGCCACGAACTGAAGTTCTGGACCCCGGGCGGGTCCTCGACGCCGCTGCTCACCGCGGAACACCTCGACATCCCGCTGGACTACGAGGGGGTGGCCGGCGCGGGATCCATGCTGGGCACCAAGGCATTACAGATGTTCGACGAGACCACCTGCGTGGTGCGGGCGGTGGCGCGCTGGACCGATTTCTACGCCCACGAGTCGTGCGGGAAATGCACGCCGTGCCGGGAGGGCACCTACTGGCTCAAGCAGATCTACCACCGGCTCGAGAACGGTCAGGGCACGGCCGAGGATCTCGGCAAGCTGCTCGACATCTCCGACATCGTGCTCGGAAAGTCGTTCTGCGCGCTGGGCGACGGGGCGGCGATGCCCATCCAGTCGTCGTTGAAGTACTTCCGCGGCGAATACGAGGCCCACCTGAACGGCGGGTGCCCGTTCGATCCGCACGCCTCGATGCTCGTCGCACCGGAGGAGGTGGACGCATGACGCTGGCCGAGCACGACCCGGAGGCCCCGCCCGTCGAGATGGTCACCCTGACCATCGACGACGTCGAGATCTCGGTACCCAAGGGCACCCTGGTGATCCGGGCGGCCGAACTGATGGGTGTGCAGATCCCACGGTTCTGCGACCATCCGCTGCTGGACCCGGTCGGCGCCTGCCGGCAGTGCATCGTCGAGATCGAGGGGCAGCGCAAGCCGATGGCGTCGTGCACCACCGTGGTGGCGCCCGACATGGTGGTGCGCACCCAGCACACCAGCGCCGAGGCCGACAAGGCCCAGCACGGTGTCATGGAGTTGCTGCTGATCAACCATCCGCTGGACTGCCCGGTGTGCGACAAGGGCGGCGAATGCCCGCTGCAGAACCAGGCGATGTCCAACGGCCGGCCCGAGACCCGGTTCACCGACGACGTCAAGCGCACCTTCCCGAAGCCCATCCACCTGTCGGCGCAGGTCCTGCTGGACCGCGAGCGGTGCGTGCTGTGCGCGCGCTGCACCCGCTTCTCCAACCAGATCGCCGGCGACCCGTTCATCGAACTGCTCGAGCGCGGGGCGTTGCAGCAGGTCGGCATCGCCCCCGGCGAGGCGTTCGACTCGTACTTCTCCGGCAACAGCGTGCAGATCTGTCCCGTCGGCGCGCTGACCGGCGCGGCCTACCGGTTCCGGGCCCGGCCCTTCGACCTGGTGTCCTCCCCCAGCGTGTGCGAACACTGCGCGGCCGGCTGTGCCCAGCGCACGGACCACCGGCGCGGGAAGGTGATGCGGCGCCTCGCCGGTGACGATCCCGAGGTCAACGAGGAGTGGAACTGCGACAAGGGGCGCTGGGCGTTCACCTATGCCACCCAGGGCGACCGCATCCACACCCCGCTGCTGCGCGAACCCGACGGGGCGCTGCGACCGGCCTCCTGGTCGGAGGCGATCAGCGTGGCCGGGGCGGGGCTGGCCGCGGCGGTGGGCCGGACGGGGGTCCTGGTCGGCGGGCGGGTCAGTGCCCGAGATGCCCTGGGTTACAGCCGGTTTGCCCGCATGGTGCTGGACACCAACGACATCGACTTCCGGGCCCGCCCGCACAGCGCGGAAGAGGCCCAGTTCCTGGCGGCCCGGGTCGCCGGCCGGCGGATGGCCGTGACGTACGCCGACCTG
It encodes the following:
- the nuoF gene encoding NADH-quinone oxidoreductase subunit NuoF, translated to MTALTPVLSRFWDEEEPWSLETYRRHDGYRALDKALAMPPDDVIALVKDAGLRGRGGAGFPTGTKWSFIPQDATGAGAKPHYLVVNADESEPGTCKDIPLMLTTPHFLVEGAIIAAYAIRANHAFIYLRGEVVPVLRRLQAAVAEAYAAGYLGRDIGGTGFDLELIVHAGAGAYICGEETALLDSLEGRRGQPRLRPPFPAVAGLYACPTVVNNVESIASVPPVVLGGVDWFKSMGSEKSPGFTLYSLSGHVTTPGQYEAPLGITLRELLSYAGGVRAGHELKFWTPGGSSTPLLTAEHLDIPLDYEGVAGAGSMLGTKALQMFDETTCVVRAVARWTDFYAHESCGKCTPCREGTYWLKQIYHRLENGQGTAEDLGKLLDISDIVLGKSFCALGDGAAMPIQSSLKYFRGEYEAHLNGGCPFDPHASMLVAPEEVDA